A window of Hymenobacter aerilatus contains these coding sequences:
- a CDS encoding acyl-CoA dehydrogenase family protein, with protein sequence MLVEEVENQTLITQMVRDFSAIHIKPHMMRWDESQEFPIDVFHKLGELGLMGVLVPQQYGGSGFGYPEYVTAIAELSKVDGSIGLSMAAHNSLCTGHILQHASEEQKQKYLPKLASGEWIGAWGLTEPNTGSDAGNMRTTAVLDGNEYVLNGAKNFITHGRSGHVAVVIARTGEVGDSHGMTAFIVERGTPGFAGGRKEDKLGMRASETTEMIFTDCRVPQENVIGQVGDGFIQSLKVLDGGRISIAALSLGIAQGALEAALRYSQERHQFNQPISNFQGISFKLADMATEIEAASLLTYRAADMKQRGQNVNRESAMAKLYASEVAVRVANEGVQIFGGYGYTKDYPAEKYYRDAKLCTIGEGTSEIQKLVIARSLLSA encoded by the coding sequence ATGCTAGTAGAAGAAGTTGAAAATCAGACGCTGATTACACAGATGGTGCGCGATTTTAGTGCTATCCATATCAAACCGCACATGATGCGCTGGGATGAAAGCCAGGAATTTCCTATTGACGTTTTTCATAAGCTAGGCGAATTAGGCCTAATGGGCGTCCTGGTCCCGCAGCAGTATGGCGGCTCAGGCTTTGGCTATCCAGAGTACGTGACAGCCATTGCCGAACTATCAAAAGTTGATGGAAGCATCGGTCTTTCGATGGCGGCGCATAATTCGCTTTGTACGGGTCACATTTTGCAGCATGCTTCCGAGGAGCAAAAGCAAAAGTATCTCCCGAAGTTGGCATCCGGCGAGTGGATTGGCGCCTGGGGCCTTACCGAACCTAATACTGGCTCAGATGCTGGCAACATGCGCACCACCGCCGTACTGGATGGCAATGAATACGTGCTTAACGGCGCTAAGAACTTCATCACTCACGGCAGATCGGGTCACGTAGCCGTAGTAATTGCACGCACAGGCGAGGTAGGCGACTCGCACGGTATGACGGCCTTTATTGTAGAGCGCGGCACGCCCGGCTTTGCAGGCGGCCGTAAGGAGGACAAACTAGGTATGCGCGCTTCTGAAACAACGGAGATGATTTTTACGGACTGCCGAGTACCTCAAGAAAACGTGATTGGGCAGGTAGGCGACGGCTTTATTCAGTCACTGAAGGTGCTGGATGGTGGCCGCATCAGCATTGCAGCGCTCAGCCTGGGTATTGCACAGGGTGCCCTGGAGGCGGCCCTGCGCTATTCGCAGGAGCGTCATCAATTCAATCAGCCTATTAGCAATTTTCAGGGCATTTCCTTTAAGCTGGCTGATATGGCCACGGAAATAGAAGCAGCCTCCTTGCTTACCTACCGCGCCGCCGATATGAAGCAACGGGGCCAAAACGTGAACCGCGAATCGGCTATGGCGAAACTCTATGCGTCGGAGGTAGCAGTGCGCGTGGCAAATGAGGGCGTGCAGATTTTTGGTGGCTATGGCTACACCAAAGACTACCCTGCGGAGAAATACTACCGAGACGCCAAGCTTTGCACCATTGGAGAGGGCACTTCTGAAATTCAAAAGCTGGTTATTGCCCGCAGCCTGCTCAGTGCTTGA
- a CDS encoding polysaccharide biosynthesis/export family protein — MQQLSTTRRHLFFWLLCLPFALLTLLSSCTTSRVRQQNTMFRLDGTMADTSKLRRAVNRAERNYIIQPNDYLAIRVYTNEGESIIDPNGELLFGSPTGGGVRQPAGTGRQATNRGGGVQNGGTEFLVQNDGLVRLPMVGDVKLSGYTLLEADSVLKGRYNEFYQQPFVTTQVSNNRIVILGAVGGSSGQIIPLVNDNMNLIEVLALAGGIDGGAVTGIGTNRVGRADNIRLIRGDLKNPRVQVIDLTSFAGMRQANLQVEPNDIIYVEPVRRPFFEAVGDIAPLFSIVSGLAGLATTIIYLSIALRNNN, encoded by the coding sequence ATGCAACAACTATCCACTACCCGTCGCCATCTGTTTTTCTGGCTGTTATGCTTGCCTTTTGCGCTGCTAACGCTACTCTCTTCCTGCACTACCTCACGCGTGCGGCAGCAGAACACCATGTTTCGCCTCGACGGCACTATGGCTGACACGTCTAAACTACGACGTGCTGTAAATCGTGCTGAGCGCAACTACATTATCCAGCCTAACGACTACCTCGCTATTCGGGTGTATACAAATGAGGGGGAGTCTATTATAGATCCGAATGGCGAGTTGCTATTTGGGTCTCCTACTGGTGGAGGCGTACGGCAGCCCGCTGGAACTGGCCGGCAGGCCACTAATCGCGGGGGGGGTGTTCAAAATGGTGGCACCGAGTTTCTAGTACAGAACGATGGCCTAGTGCGCTTACCAATGGTAGGTGATGTAAAACTTAGCGGCTATACTTTGCTAGAAGCAGATAGCGTGCTTAAAGGCCGGTACAATGAGTTTTACCAGCAGCCGTTTGTCACTACCCAGGTCAGTAATAATCGCATCGTCATATTGGGAGCTGTTGGTGGTAGTAGTGGCCAGATCATTCCATTGGTCAACGATAATATGAACCTCATTGAGGTGCTAGCATTAGCTGGCGGTATAGATGGTGGTGCCGTTACTGGCATAGGGACCAATCGGGTGGGTCGAGCAGATAATATCCGCTTGATCCGAGGTGATTTGAAAAATCCACGCGTGCAGGTTATCGACCTGACTTCTTTTGCGGGCATGCGTCAGGCTAATCTACAGGTGGAACCCAATGATATAATTTATGTTGAACCTGTACGCCGTCCTTTCTTTGAGGCAGTGGGGGATATTGCACCTTTGTTTAGTATCGTTAGTGGACTAGCAGGACTGGCTACCACTATCATCTATTTGTCGATTGCGCTGAGAAACAATAATTAG
- a CDS encoding GumC family protein — translation MAAREEVELEELIRNAGGSEAESEEEEGPGLDLTTLLMVARKSLPWVVLLIGLGLTASWLFLRYTPPIYRSSSVLKIDEKTEAGVLGLGSIGEGMEQQQSLNKLSGEVELIKSDLIYRRLKDSLMLDVNYYAEGTVLERELYRISPFTVNYTKQNDSQFNTRFVVDFLDENRFTLSYELNGQEQSQEYTIGQPIQTPGFVLTVSKTDFFSPDVIDGNYYFIINDSGAINNYLNTNLSVAIENPDANTINISFTDKTPLKAQDIVNKVDTVYLIEKVLKKQEKAARTLRYIDSELEKSRAELSKAEGAIQSFAERNQAFDVKGELTTVASTIADQEVERRKLLEKVKLLTELRNTVNNDQIVGREDVDVAQAIPALGDMGDSQLPQLLQQFNNQQLELQQVLKSYKPTTTAVQLRQEALAFTKKTVQELLLQNQTVLQKQLALMDQQRQQMEAKLQALPQKFTEQERLRRPFEALERNTGMLMERKISYGMAMAGTTPDFQILSPASAPATPISPVRAMVYAIGLAGGIVLGIGLIAVRYLMHNTVTNIGELERNSTATVLGVIPTYDREKMAVSKLVVDKNPKSAISEAIRSIRTNLEFMASSKKKRLISVTSTISGEGKTFVTVNLAAIIASSEQRVVVLDLDMRKPKVNLAFDAPNVKGVSTILIERHTWEECIQHTPIPTLDFISAGPTPPNPSELILNPKFDELLAELYRHYDVVMIDTPPVGLVTDGILIMRKADVPIYIVRANYSKKAFLKNINKLIRANGFTKLTTILNDAKPNGMYGYGYGYGYGYGYGQGYYEEPTAPKGLVGRLRKRISS, via the coding sequence ATGGCTGCGAGAGAAGAAGTTGAATTAGAAGAGCTGATCCGCAACGCGGGTGGTAGTGAGGCGGAGTCTGAAGAAGAAGAAGGCCCCGGTCTGGATCTAACTACACTTCTCATGGTAGCGCGCAAAAGCTTACCATGGGTTGTATTGCTGATTGGCTTGGGATTGACAGCCTCATGGCTGTTTTTGCGTTATACGCCACCTATCTACCGGTCATCGTCGGTGCTAAAAATCGATGAAAAAACAGAGGCTGGGGTACTAGGACTAGGCAGTATTGGCGAAGGCATGGAGCAGCAGCAAAGCCTTAATAAGCTATCCGGCGAGGTAGAGCTGATTAAGTCTGACCTGATCTACCGGCGTCTGAAAGACTCACTGATGCTAGACGTAAATTACTATGCTGAGGGCACAGTATTAGAGCGTGAGTTGTATCGGATTTCGCCATTTACGGTCAACTATACCAAGCAGAATGACTCGCAGTTTAATACCCGATTTGTAGTCGATTTTCTAGATGAAAATCGATTTACACTCTCCTATGAATTAAATGGTCAGGAGCAAAGCCAAGAATATACCATTGGTCAGCCTATTCAAACGCCTGGCTTCGTGCTAACTGTATCTAAGACTGATTTCTTTAGTCCGGATGTAATAGATGGCAACTACTATTTTATAATTAACGATAGTGGTGCCATCAATAATTATTTAAATACTAATCTAAGTGTGGCAATCGAGAATCCGGATGCAAATACAATTAATATATCCTTCACAGATAAAACACCACTTAAAGCTCAGGATATTGTTAATAAGGTAGATACAGTTTATTTAATTGAAAAGGTACTGAAGAAGCAGGAAAAGGCAGCTCGCACACTTCGGTACATCGATTCTGAATTAGAAAAAAGCCGAGCTGAATTAAGCAAAGCGGAAGGTGCTATTCAGTCGTTTGCAGAACGTAATCAAGCCTTTGATGTGAAAGGAGAGCTGACTACTGTCGCTTCTACTATTGCTGATCAGGAGGTGGAGCGACGGAAGTTGCTGGAGAAAGTGAAACTGCTTACGGAACTTCGCAATACTGTAAATAATGATCAGATAGTTGGACGTGAAGACGTGGATGTGGCGCAGGCTATTCCCGCATTAGGGGATATGGGCGATTCACAGCTACCACAATTATTACAACAGTTCAACAACCAGCAATTGGAGTTGCAGCAGGTCTTAAAATCATATAAACCCACTACTACTGCTGTTCAACTACGACAGGAGGCGCTGGCTTTCACCAAGAAAACGGTGCAGGAGTTGTTATTGCAAAACCAAACTGTACTGCAAAAGCAGTTGGCGTTAATGGACCAACAACGCCAGCAGATGGAAGCTAAATTGCAAGCCCTTCCTCAAAAATTTACAGAGCAAGAACGACTACGTAGACCGTTTGAGGCATTGGAGCGCAATACCGGGATGCTGATGGAACGCAAAATATCGTATGGTATGGCAATGGCCGGAACTACACCTGATTTCCAGATTCTATCACCTGCGTCCGCCCCAGCTACTCCCATATCACCAGTTCGGGCTATGGTATATGCTATTGGATTAGCTGGAGGTATTGTGTTGGGCATCGGGCTGATTGCGGTGCGTTACCTCATGCACAACACCGTAACGAATATCGGGGAGTTGGAGCGGAACAGCACTGCGACTGTATTGGGTGTAATCCCTACCTACGACCGGGAGAAAATGGCCGTGTCAAAGCTGGTGGTAGATAAAAACCCCAAATCAGCAATTTCGGAGGCTATTCGCTCCATTCGTACTAATTTGGAATTTATGGCTTCTTCCAAGAAGAAGCGTCTTATATCGGTGACGTCGACAATCAGCGGCGAGGGCAAGACCTTCGTGACGGTAAATTTGGCGGCTATTATCGCTTCTTCCGAGCAGCGAGTGGTGGTACTGGATCTGGATATGCGGAAACCCAAGGTCAATCTGGCCTTTGACGCTCCCAACGTGAAAGGCGTCAGTACAATTCTGATTGAGCGTCATACTTGGGAAGAATGCATTCAGCATACCCCTATCCCTACCCTTGATTTTATCTCGGCCGGTCCTACACCGCCCAATCCATCGGAGCTTATACTAAATCCGAAGTTTGACGAGCTACTGGCAGAACTATACCGGCACTACGATGTAGTGATGATTGACACGCCCCCGGTAGGATTGGTCACAGACGGAATCCTGATTATGCGCAAAGCCGATGTACCGATCTACATTGTGCGCGCTAATTACTCCAAGAAAGCCTTCCTGAAGAATATCAACAAGCTAATTCGTGCCAACGGTTTCACTAAGCTGACTACCATCCTGAACGATGCTAAGCCAAATGGTATGTACGGCTACGGTTATGGCTATGGCTACGGCTATGGCTATGGACAGGGATATTACGAGGAGCCAACCGCGCCCAAAGGACTAGTTGGGCGTCTGCGGAAGCGTATCTCCTCTTAG
- a CDS encoding tyrosine-protein phosphatase, whose translation MTSFLQRLFGSIVPTAAPASLQELVVDMHSHLLPGIDDGAATVEHSVELLREMQELGYRKLIMTPHVMGDFFRNTPATIRAALAQLQTAASAAGIEDIELECAAEYYLDEWFGRKLEAGEELLTFGGDRHYLLFETSYINEPFNLAETVFNLRAAGYQPVLAHPERYTYLYGRFEELERIRESGVLLQVNLNSLAGYYSSGAQRVAEKLIDAGLVDMLGTDAHNVKHTGTLRNKVLTASYLRKALELPLLNKTL comes from the coding sequence ATGACCTCTTTTCTGCAAAGATTATTTGGTAGCATAGTGCCAACTGCGGCTCCTGCATCGTTGCAAGAGTTGGTAGTAGACATGCACTCACATCTGCTACCGGGTATCGATGATGGGGCCGCTACAGTGGAGCATTCAGTGGAGCTGTTGCGGGAAATGCAGGAACTGGGTTATCGTAAGCTGATTATGACGCCCCATGTGATGGGGGACTTTTTTCGGAACACACCTGCTACCATCAGGGCCGCGCTAGCTCAATTGCAAACAGCTGCTTCGGCAGCGGGTATTGAAGACATCGAGCTGGAATGCGCTGCTGAGTACTACCTCGACGAATGGTTTGGGCGTAAACTGGAAGCAGGTGAGGAGCTACTAACGTTTGGGGGCGACCGGCACTACCTGCTTTTTGAGACGTCCTACATCAACGAGCCTTTTAATCTGGCCGAAACCGTATTTAATCTGCGGGCAGCGGGCTATCAACCAGTGCTAGCGCATCCTGAGCGCTACACGTACCTCTACGGTCGGTTTGAGGAATTGGAGCGTATCCGCGAGAGTGGGGTGTTATTACAGGTAAATCTGAACTCACTGGCAGGCTATTATTCATCGGGAGCACAGCGTGTGGCCGAAAAGCTGATTGACGCCGGCCTGGTAGATATGCTGGGCACCGATGCCCACAACGTAAAGCATACGGGCACCTTACGTAATAAAGTGCTCACGGCTAGCTATCTGCGTAAAGCGTTAGAATTGCCCCTGCTAAATAAGACTTTGTAG
- a CDS encoding NAD-dependent epimerase/dehydratase family protein, translated as MIFVTGGSGLLGSFLIDALVARGYAVRALYRNAIPTGATAQQVEWVQGDIRDTELLYASLDGITHLFHCAGLVSYAPQDETALLQVNVEGTAAVVDACLQRAGVRLCHVSSVAALGGATATPEAPAGPLVLDETAKWDLGAEHPAYATSKYLAELEVWRGVAEGLNAVIVNPSVILGPADWDRSSTRLFRYAYQQHAFYTAGNINFVDVRDVVAMMLYLAFETSLMSQRYVLSAGAMPLREFLTEVARYFQKKPPTLQVPTWAAEAIWRLEHLRSVVTGARPLITKDTARAGRRATSYRAEKVQQATGLPFRPLAETIAWCCEGLLQNLPASGAVVVS; from the coding sequence ATGATTTTCGTCACCGGTGGTAGCGGCCTGCTGGGCAGTTTCCTGATTGATGCGCTGGTGGCGCGCGGATACGCAGTACGGGCTTTGTATAGAAACGCCATTCCAACTGGTGCAACGGCCCAGCAGGTAGAGTGGGTGCAGGGCGACATTCGGGATACGGAGTTACTGTACGCTTCCCTAGACGGTATTACGCACCTGTTTCATTGTGCAGGGCTGGTTTCCTATGCGCCCCAGGACGAAACAGCGCTACTGCAGGTGAACGTGGAAGGAACGGCAGCGGTGGTTGATGCTTGTTTGCAGCGTGCGGGCGTGCGGCTTTGTCATGTGTCGTCGGTGGCAGCGCTAGGGGGCGCAACTGCAACGCCGGAAGCACCGGCGGGGCCACTGGTGCTGGATGAAACGGCAAAATGGGACCTGGGTGCTGAGCACCCTGCCTACGCTACGTCTAAATACCTCGCCGAGCTGGAAGTGTGGCGAGGAGTGGCCGAAGGGCTGAATGCTGTGATAGTAAATCCTTCTGTGATACTAGGGCCAGCCGACTGGGACCGAAGCAGTACCCGCCTGTTTCGCTACGCCTACCAACAACACGCCTTTTACACTGCCGGTAACATCAACTTCGTGGATGTGCGCGATGTGGTAGCAATGATGCTGTATTTGGCTTTTGAAACCAGCCTGATGAGCCAGCGCTATGTGCTGAGTGCGGGTGCAATGCCCCTGCGCGAGTTCCTGACGGAAGTGGCTCGCTACTTTCAAAAGAAGCCGCCTACCCTGCAAGTACCAACATGGGCAGCCGAGGCAATCTGGCGGCTGGAGCACCTGCGCTCTGTTGTAACCGGAGCCCGCCCGCTTATCACCAAAGACACGGCCCGCGCCGGCCGCCGCGCCACTAGTTACCGCGCCGAAAAGGTGCAGCAGGCTACGGGCCTACCCTTTCGACCACTAGCCGAAACCATTGCGTGGTGCTGCGAGGGCCTGCTGCAGAACTTGCCGGCATCCGGTGCGGTTGTTGTATCTTAG
- a CDS encoding tetratricopeptide repeat protein: MNENFEERDEVQATVRRFEQMVASNESAFFDLAEFESIIDHYTTNTQYDKALQACEAAVAQYPFSTELLIDRAQVLAMKGEYTAAATQIEAVALLDPDNPDVAVTRGIIATQRGDFSTAVDFFLGAVERAPDRDDIFFNLGLAYQSWQKYKSAAKYYKQSLRLNLDNDVAVQELLYCLEVSERLEANLDFFRRFTDEDPYSAIAWYNLGQAYYRAADYEKAVSAFEYAILIDNKFYEAHGYLASTYVSQEKYQAAIEEFALSYEKDQPTAEALCNIGECYEKLENWTEARRNYQRSIDINPEMDEAWFGIGIVLNAQERWLEAIHFFRKATTLYDESVEYWLALAAAEYQLGNVVSAVEAYDRATQVAPDNKEGWLNWSIILYEQGNFDGAIDLMRNAVEVQPAEAELYYRLCAYLLAAGRYREAYEVLENALTLDFSKHRLLFDYFPELESQRALARLIDQYRK, from the coding sequence ATGAACGAGAATTTTGAGGAGCGGGATGAGGTACAGGCTACCGTACGCCGTTTCGAGCAGATGGTGGCCAGCAACGAGTCCGCCTTTTTTGACCTGGCTGAGTTTGAGAGTATCATCGACCACTATACTACCAATACCCAATACGATAAGGCTTTGCAAGCCTGCGAAGCAGCTGTTGCGCAGTATCCCTTTAGCACGGAGTTGCTGATTGACCGGGCGCAGGTGCTGGCCATGAAAGGCGAGTATACCGCCGCTGCCACCCAGATTGAAGCCGTAGCCCTGCTTGACCCCGACAACCCAGATGTAGCCGTGACGCGGGGCATTATCGCTACCCAGCGTGGCGACTTCTCAACGGCTGTGGACTTTTTTCTGGGTGCCGTAGAGCGCGCACCCGACCGCGACGACATTTTCTTTAATCTAGGGCTGGCGTATCAGAGCTGGCAGAAATACAAGAGTGCTGCTAAGTACTACAAGCAGAGCCTGCGCCTGAACCTCGACAATGATGTGGCCGTGCAGGAGCTGCTATACTGCCTAGAAGTGAGCGAGCGGCTGGAAGCTAACCTGGATTTTTTCCGGCGTTTCACCGACGAGGACCCATACTCCGCCATTGCTTGGTACAACCTGGGGCAGGCTTACTACCGTGCGGCTGATTATGAAAAGGCCGTTAGCGCGTTCGAGTACGCCATTCTTATCGATAATAAGTTCTACGAAGCGCACGGCTACCTAGCTAGCACCTATGTGAGCCAGGAGAAATACCAGGCAGCTATCGAGGAGTTTGCGTTGAGCTACGAGAAAGATCAGCCTACAGCTGAAGCTCTCTGTAATATCGGAGAGTGCTACGAAAAGCTGGAAAACTGGACCGAAGCTCGCCGTAACTACCAACGTTCCATCGACATCAATCCAGAGATGGACGAGGCGTGGTTTGGTATCGGTATTGTGCTGAACGCGCAAGAGCGGTGGCTGGAGGCCATTCATTTCTTCCGCAAAGCCACGACTCTATACGACGAGAGCGTGGAGTACTGGCTGGCTTTAGCAGCAGCAGAATACCAACTGGGCAACGTAGTATCGGCGGTAGAGGCCTACGACCGGGCCACGCAGGTAGCTCCCGACAACAAGGAGGGCTGGCTGAATTGGAGCATCATTCTCTACGAGCAGGGTAACTTTGACGGCGCCATCGACCTGATGCGCAATGCCGTGGAGGTGCAGCCCGCCGAAGCGGAACTGTATTATCGCCTATGCGCCTACTTATTGGCCGCTGGTCGTTACCGTGAAGCCTATGAGGTGTTGGAAAATGCGCTAACGCTGGACTTCAGCAAACATCGACTGCTGTTTGATTATTTTCCGGAGCTGGAATCGCAACGTGCCCTGGCCCGGTTGATTGACCAGTATCGGAAATAG
- a CDS encoding phosphosulfolactate synthase has translation MNYHLDQLPERTEKPREQGYTMVMDKGLSVRETEDFLEVGAPYTDIVKLGWATSFVTPNLKRKLAVYKEAGIPVYFGGTLFEAFIIRNQFDDYRRLLSEFGMEYAEVSDGSLDMPHDKKCEYIRILSKDVKVLSEVGSKDAEKIIPPYKWISQMQTELEAGSIKVIGEAREAGNVGLFRSTGEVRSGLVEEILTKVPVEKILWEAPQKAQQVWFIKLLGANVNLGNIAPNEIVSLETIRLGLRGDTFTHFLDMDNVDEMFKPAKPTGRPGTSMPRG, from the coding sequence ATGAACTACCACCTCGATCAACTTCCTGAACGCACTGAGAAACCCCGCGAGCAGGGCTACACCATGGTAATGGACAAAGGCCTGAGTGTACGCGAAACAGAGGATTTTCTGGAAGTAGGTGCCCCGTACACGGATATTGTGAAGCTGGGTTGGGCTACCTCCTTTGTGACGCCTAACTTGAAGCGCAAGCTGGCTGTGTACAAGGAAGCGGGTATTCCGGTGTATTTTGGTGGTACGTTGTTTGAAGCGTTTATCATTCGCAATCAGTTTGATGACTACCGACGGCTGCTGAGCGAGTTTGGAATGGAGTACGCCGAGGTATCGGACGGCTCGCTGGATATGCCCCACGACAAGAAATGCGAGTATATCCGCATACTGTCGAAAGACGTGAAGGTGCTATCGGAGGTAGGGAGTAAGGATGCGGAAAAGATTATTCCGCCGTACAAGTGGATTTCGCAGATGCAGACCGAGCTGGAAGCCGGCTCCATCAAAGTAATTGGCGAAGCCCGCGAGGCTGGTAACGTAGGCCTGTTCCGGAGCACGGGCGAGGTGCGCTCGGGCCTGGTAGAAGAAATCCTGACCAAAGTACCAGTGGAAAAAATCCTGTGGGAGGCTCCTCAGAAAGCTCAGCAAGTGTGGTTTATCAAGCTGCTCGGAGCCAACGTGAACCTGGGCAACATTGCACCCAACGAGATTGTGAGCTTGGAAACCATCCGCCTGGGCCTGCGCGGCGACACCTTCACGCACTTCCTGGATATGGACAACGTGGACGAGATGTTCAAACCTGCCAAGCCTACCGGTCGCCCTGGCACCTCTATGCCGCGCGGGTAG
- a CDS encoding PQQ-dependent sugar dehydrogenase, which produces MNHQQLSIFLIPLLLAGACSGPSKEEKQEAQATTPTDTVATAVQPLKLPAPYKTESVTHRVKVIGWPTGKTPTVPAGFAITEYGGNFDSPRWAYVLPNGDVLVAEANTLPNKTIKKKVTAALDLDPSKSLQATSANRITLLRDTNKDGKPDVRETFLSDLNQPFGMLVVGNNFYVANTDGVVRYAYKPGQTKITGPGQKILSLPKGGYNNHWTRNLLASPDGSKIYVSVGSGSNVMEHGAENEERRANILQINPDGSGEKVYASGLRNPVGMDWQPTSGKLWTAVNERDELGDELVPDYLTSVQEGGFYGWPYSYFGQNVDPRRKDERPDLVKKAIMPEVPLGPHTASLGLAFYDQKTFPTRYQNGAFIGQHGSWNRSTFSGYKVVFVPFEGGKPTGKYEDFVTGFLVGNGDEAYGRPVGVTVMPDGSMLVTDDAGNKVWRVAASTGARGVAKL; this is translated from the coding sequence ATGAACCATCAACAGCTTTCTATATTCCTGATTCCTTTGCTTTTAGCGGGCGCGTGCAGCGGGCCTTCGAAGGAAGAAAAGCAGGAGGCCCAGGCCACTACCCCCACCGATACGGTAGCCACTGCCGTGCAGCCCCTGAAGTTGCCGGCACCTTACAAAACAGAATCGGTGACGCACCGGGTGAAGGTAATTGGCTGGCCGACCGGCAAAACGCCTACAGTACCCGCCGGTTTCGCCATCACCGAGTACGGTGGCAATTTTGATAGCCCGCGTTGGGCCTACGTGCTACCCAACGGCGACGTGCTGGTAGCCGAGGCGAATACATTGCCTAACAAGACCATCAAAAAGAAAGTAACGGCCGCCCTGGATTTGGATCCGTCTAAATCCTTGCAAGCCACGAGCGCCAACCGCATCACGCTGCTGCGCGATACCAACAAGGATGGTAAGCCTGATGTGCGTGAGACGTTTCTAAGCGACCTGAATCAGCCCTTTGGGATGCTGGTAGTAGGCAACAATTTTTACGTGGCCAATACCGATGGCGTAGTGCGCTACGCCTACAAACCGGGCCAAACCAAAATCACCGGACCGGGCCAGAAAATCTTGAGCTTACCTAAAGGGGGCTACAACAACCACTGGACGCGCAATCTACTAGCCTCGCCCGATGGCTCTAAAATCTATGTGAGCGTGGGCTCAGGCTCTAATGTGATGGAACACGGCGCCGAGAATGAGGAGCGTCGCGCCAACATCTTGCAAATTAACCCCGATGGCTCGGGTGAAAAGGTATACGCTAGCGGCTTGCGCAACCCCGTAGGCATGGACTGGCAGCCTACCTCCGGTAAGCTTTGGACCGCCGTGAACGAGCGCGACGAGCTGGGCGACGAGCTAGTACCCGATTACTTGACCAGTGTGCAAGAAGGCGGCTTTTATGGGTGGCCCTACTCGTATTTCGGGCAGAACGTAGACCCGCGCCGCAAGGACGAGCGGCCCGATCTGGTGAAGAAAGCCATCATGCCTGAGGTGCCACTGGGGCCGCACACGGCCTCGCTGGGGCTGGCGTTTTATGATCAGAAAACCTTCCCGACACGCTACCAGAACGGTGCATTTATTGGGCAGCACGGCTCCTGGAACCGCTCTACCTTCTCGGGATACAAGGTGGTATTTGTGCCGTTTGAGGGGGGCAAACCCACGGGCAAGTACGAGGATTTTGTAACAGGCTTCCTGGTAGGCAACGGCGACGAAGCATACGGCCGCCCGGTAGGTGTAACGGTAATGCCCGACGGCTCGATGCTGGTGACCGACGATGCCGGCAACAAGGTGTGGCGCGTGGCCGCCTCAACAGGTGCGCGCGGAGTCGCCAAATTATAG
- a CDS encoding DedA family protein, with protein sequence MELLHQALDFVLHLDKHLTAIIADYGTWTYAILFLIIFVETGVVVLPFLPGDSLLFAAGSLAALDGSPLNVAVLMALLIVAAILGDTLNYHIGDYLGPRVFTDKSRFLKREHLLKTQEFYVKHGAKTLILARFIPIIRTFAPFVAGMGTMSYARFLAYNVIGGILWVILLVGTGYLFGQVPIVQKNFSLVVVAIIVLSILPAVFEFFRSRGQKSAV encoded by the coding sequence ATGGAACTCCTACACCAAGCGCTGGACTTCGTTCTGCATCTCGACAAGCACCTCACCGCCATCATTGCCGACTATGGCACATGGACCTACGCCATCCTATTCCTGATTATTTTCGTGGAAACAGGCGTGGTGGTATTGCCCTTCCTACCCGGTGACTCTCTTCTGTTTGCAGCTGGCTCGCTGGCTGCTCTAGATGGCAGCCCACTGAATGTGGCTGTGCTGATGGCGCTCCTCATTGTGGCGGCTATATTGGGCGACACGCTCAACTATCACATCGGCGACTATTTGGGGCCGCGGGTATTCACGGATAAGTCGCGATTCCTAAAGCGGGAGCACCTGCTGAAAACGCAGGAATTCTACGTAAAGCACGGGGCTAAGACACTCATACTAGCCCGCTTCATTCCCATCATTCGCACGTTTGCGCCGTTTGTAGCGGGCATGGGTACCATGAGCTACGCCCGATTCTTAGCTTACAATGTCATTGGCGGCATTTTGTGGGTGATTTTGCTGGTAGGCACCGGCTATCTATTTGGACAGGTGCCCATTGTGCAGAAGAACTTTTCACTGGTCGTGGTAGCCATTATTGTGCTGTCTATTTTGCCGGCGGTATTCGAGTTCTTTCGGTCGCGCGGTCAGAAATCGGCCGTCTAA